From a single Terriglobales bacterium genomic region:
- a CDS encoding enolase C-terminal domain-like protein, whose amino-acid sequence MKSSFPIKSVRVSVFTVPTDLPEADGTFSWNKTTMVLVEVAAGNQTGLGYTYGDEAVASLIHKPFSKLLEGKDAFSIGESWSAMLWKIRNLGRPGVASMAISAVDAALWDLKAKLLGLALVVLLGKCRDRVPIYGSGGFTSYSIAQLQRQLGGWAAQGIRMVKMKVGTHPEQDPDRVRAAREAIGPDVQLFVDANGAYSRKQALEMAERFAEYDVRWFEEPVSSDDLAGLRLIRDRAPVRMEIAAGEYGYDQYYFRHMLESEAVDVLQADATRCEGVSGFLRASTIAQSFHIPFSAHTSPSIHCHPSCALTEFRHIEYFHDHARIEQMFFDGAAKPVNGCLVPDLTRPGMGLELKRKDAQKYAA is encoded by the coding sequence ATGAAGAGCAGCTTTCCCATAAAAAGTGTTCGCGTCTCCGTCTTCACTGTTCCGACCGACCTGCCCGAAGCTGACGGCACATTCTCATGGAACAAAACGACAATGGTGCTGGTCGAGGTCGCGGCAGGCAATCAAACCGGTCTGGGATACACGTACGGAGACGAAGCCGTCGCATCGCTGATCCACAAACCATTTTCCAAACTGCTCGAAGGCAAAGACGCCTTCTCCATCGGCGAGAGCTGGAGCGCGATGCTCTGGAAGATTCGCAACCTCGGTCGTCCTGGAGTGGCGTCGATGGCGATCTCCGCAGTTGACGCGGCACTCTGGGACCTGAAAGCGAAACTGCTCGGTCTTGCTCTGGTCGTGCTATTGGGCAAGTGTCGCGACCGCGTTCCCATTTACGGAAGCGGCGGGTTCACGTCCTACAGCATCGCGCAGTTGCAGCGCCAGCTAGGAGGATGGGCCGCACAAGGCATTCGCATGGTGAAGATGAAAGTGGGCACGCATCCTGAGCAGGATCCCGACCGGGTGCGCGCCGCCCGCGAGGCGATCGGCCCCGACGTTCAACTATTCGTCGATGCGAATGGCGCCTACTCTCGCAAGCAAGCTCTTGAGATGGCCGAGCGCTTCGCCGAATACGACGTGCGCTGGTTCGAAGAGCCGGTTTCCTCGGACGATCTCGCAGGTCTGCGCCTGATTCGCGATCGCGCGCCGGTGCGCATGGAAATTGCCGCAGGCGAGTACGGATACGACCAGTACTACTTCCGCCACATGCTCGAATCCGAAGCAGTTGACGTGCTGCAAGCCGACGCCACGCGTTGCGAAGGCGTCAGCGGATTCCTGCGCGCCAGCACCATTGCTCAGAGCTTCCACATTCCCTTTTCGGCACACACGTCACCGTCGATCCATTGTCATCCGTCCTGCGCGCTGACCGAGTTCCGCCACATCGAGTACTTCCACGATCACGCGCGCATTGAACAAATGTTCTTCGACGGCGCTGCGAAGCCGGTGAATGGATGCCTTGTTCCTGATCTGACGCGGCCCGGAATGGGATTGGAATTGAAGAGGAAGGACGCACAGAAGTACGCCGCGTGA
- a CDS encoding RNA polymerase sigma factor: MSTSMLPPTIGSDALKDEQIIERVLSGETALYELIMRRYNQRLYRTVRAILRNDDEVEDVMQDAYVRAYRHLGDFAGRSQFSTWLTRIAVHEAFARLRHGKRTQQFDDESTGGGADMIPATTIDPEHHSSNAELGALLEEAILSLPENLRTVLMLRDVEELSTIETAEALSISEENVKTRLHRGRALVRKKLYARVGSNAPATFSFMGVRCDRVVRRVFEMLEEAGLSQKLLH, translated from the coding sequence ATGTCAACCAGCATGTTACCCCCGACAATCGGCTCCGACGCCCTCAAGGACGAGCAGATAATCGAACGCGTCCTCTCGGGCGAGACGGCGCTTTATGAGTTGATCATGCGTCGCTACAACCAGCGTCTTTATCGCACTGTGCGTGCCATTCTGCGGAATGACGATGAAGTAGAAGACGTGATGCAGGACGCGTATGTCCGCGCCTATCGCCACCTCGGCGACTTTGCCGGACGCTCGCAGTTCTCCACCTGGCTGACGCGTATCGCGGTCCACGAAGCATTCGCGCGCCTCAGGCACGGCAAGCGGACGCAGCAATTCGACGATGAGTCCACCGGCGGAGGAGCCGACATGATTCCCGCAACCACCATCGATCCCGAACACCACAGTTCCAATGCAGAGCTGGGAGCATTGCTCGAGGAAGCCATTCTCAGCCTGCCGGAGAACCTCCGCACCGTACTAATGCTTCGTGATGTGGAAGAACTCAGCACAATCGAAACCGCCGAAGCTCTCAGCATCTCGGAGGAAAACGTCAAAACCCGCCTCCATCGCGGCCGCGCGCTGGTGCGCAAAAAGCTCTATGCACGCGTGGGCTCCAACGCTCCTGCGACTTTCTCCTTCATGGGTGTGCGCTGTGATCGGGTGGTACGGCGCGTATTCGAAATGCTCGAAGAAGCAGGCCTCTCGCAAAAGCTGCTTCACTGA